One stretch of Enoplosus armatus isolate fEnoArm2 chromosome 1, fEnoArm2.hap1, whole genome shotgun sequence DNA includes these proteins:
- the LOC139303391 gene encoding serine/threonine-protein kinase BRSK2-like, with product MSSSGKDANSGHYANYVGPYRLEKTLGKGQTGLVKLGIHCVTCQKVAIKIVNREKLSESVLMKVEREIAILKLIEHPHVLKLHDVYENKKYLYLVLEHVSGGELFDYLVKKGRLTPKEARKFFRQIISALDFCHSHSICHRDLKPENLLLDEKNNIRIADFGMASLQVGDSLLETSCGSPHYACPEVIRGEKYDGRKADAWSCGVILFALLVGALPFDDDNLRNLLEKVKLGVFHMPHFIPPDCQNLLRGMIEVDASKRFTLEQIQKHTWYLAGKNEPEPEQPVPRKVAIRMLASAEEIDPDVLESMHSLGCFRDKDKLTKDLLSEDDNQEKMIYFLLLDRKERYPSHEDQNLPPRNEIADPPRKRVDSPMLSRHGKRRPERKSMEVLSVTEGGSPVPVRRAIDMATHGQSKSVFSKSLDITNANCSKEERSRSISGASSGLSTSPLSSPRPNRRFFIPPQSPDLCQSPNCSPTHSPEVRLNGVGPRTPNSYQPKMGSPLMHPRTQTLPAKPKVSEKPLQTTRSNPLPNTAQHPTTPKSEPSTPCQPLAPCIPNSPRVRRHPPLTVPPKLSIPLSPVPPMSPRRRHHLHPDHNGKSVPITQVTPHPSPRGSPLPTPKGTPVHTPKDSPAGTPSPTPPPSPSIGGMPWRTRLNSIKNSFLGSPRFHRRKMQVPTQEDMSSLTPDSSPELAKKSWFGNFINLEKEEQIFIVIRDKPLSSIKADIVHAFLSIPSLSHSVISQTSFRAEYKSTAGPTVFQKPVKFQVDITYTESTSATKDNGIYSVTFTLLSGPSRRFKRVVETIQAQLLSSDQPGMQPQISDGSQRSASLPSKSSKRGSPLSNFFDVIKQLFSDEKNIQASHSPGAPATPSSPAKHAPSSKPNQPPPNDSKCPPGKDKTKMAASNRTQEQP from the exons GTACCTGGTGCTAGAGCATGTGTCGGGGGGCGAGCTGTTCGACTACCTGGTGAAAAAGGGCCGGTTAACGCCTAAAGAGGCCAGAAAGTTCTTCAGACAGATCATCTCAGCCCTGGACTTCTGCCACAGCCACTCCATATG CCACAGAGATTTGAAGCCTGAGAACTTGTTGTTAGACGAGAAGAACAACATCAGGATAGCAGACTTTGGCATGGCGTCTCTGCAGGTCGGGGACAGTCTGCTGGAGACCAGCTGTGG ATCTCCGCACTACGCCTGCCCAGAGGTTATCAGG GGAGAGAAGTACGACGGGAGGAAAGCAGATGCATGGAGCTGTGGAGTCATCCTCTTTGCACTTTTAGTG gGCGCCCTGCCTTTCGACGATGACAACCTGAGGAATCTTTTGGAGAAGGTGAAGCTGGGAGTTTTCCACATGCCACACTTCATCCCTCCAGATTGTCAGAACCTTCTGCGCGGTATGATTGAAGTGGACGCCAGCAAGAGGTTCACG TTAGAGCAGATCCAGAAGCACACGTGGTACCT AGCTGGAAAGAACGAGCCGGAGCCGGAGCAGCCCGTCCCCAGGAAGGTGGCCATCAGGATGCTGGCCTCAGCCGAGGAGATCGACCCCGACGTCCTGGAGAGCATGCACTCTCTGGGCTGCTTCAGAGACAAGGACAAACTGACCAAAGACCTGCTGTCTGAGGA TGACAACCAGGAGAAGATGATCTACTTCCTGCTGCTGGACCGTAAGGAGAGGTATCCCAGCCACGAGGACCAGAACCTGCCGCCACGCAATGAGATTG CAGACCCTCCCAGGAAGCGCGTGGACTCGCCCATGCTGAGCCGCCACGGTAAGCGGAGACCGGAGAGGAAGTCCATGGAGGTGCTGAGTGTCACGGAGGGAGGATCTCCGGTACCGGTCCGACGAGCCATCGACATGGCGACCCACGGTCAGAG CAaatctgttttcagtaaaaGCTTGGATATCACAAACGCTAACTGCAGCAAGGAAGAAAG atcGCGGTCCATCAGCGGAGCGTCCTCCGGTCTGTCCACCAGTCCTCTCAGCAGCCCCAGG CCCAACCGGCGGTTTTTCATCCCACCCCAGTCCCCAGACCTGTGTCAGTCCCCCAACTGCAGCCCCACCCACTCCCCCGAGGTCCGCCTTAACGGGGTGGGGCCACGCACGCCCAATTCCTACCAGCCAAAGATGGGGTCTCCCCTCATGCACCCCCGCACACAGACCCTCCCCGCCAAGCCCAAAGTGTCTGAGAAGCCCCTGCAGACCACCAGGTCCaaccccctccccaacacaGCCCAGCACCCCACCACCCCCAAATCTGAGCCCTCCACGCCCTGCCAGCCTCTGGCTCCCTGCATCCCCAACAGCCCCCGGGTGAGACGCCACCCTCCCCTCACAGTCCCCCCCAAGCTCTCCATCCCCCTGTCCCCAGTACCTCCTATGTCGccccgccgccgccaccacctccaccctgaCCACAACGGCAAATCTGTCCCCATCACGCAGgtgaccccccacccctcccccagaGGGAGCCCTCTCCCCACCCCTAAAGGCACCCCCGTGCACACGCCCAAGGACAGCCCAGCTGGCACGCCTAGCCCGACGCCGCCACCCAGCCCCTCCATCGGGGGCATGCCCTGGAGGACACGCCTCAACTCCATCAAGAACAGCTTCCTGGGCTCGCCGCGCTTCCACCGCAGGAAAATGCAAg TTCCCACCCAGGAGGACATGTCCAGTCTAACTCCAGACTCTTCTCCAGA ACTGGCCAAGAAGTCGTGGTTCGGTAACTTCATCAACCTGGAGAAGGAGGAGCAGATCTTCATCGTGATCAGAGACAAACCTCTCAGCTCCATAAAGGCGGACATCGTCCACGCCTTCCTCTCC atcCCCAGTCTGAGCCACAGCGTCATCTCTCAGACCAGTTTCCGTGCGGAGTACAAGTCCACAGCCGGTCCGACGGTTTTCCAGAAACCAGTAAAGTTCCAGGTGGACATCACCTACACCGAGAGCACCAGCGCCACCAAGGACAACGGCATCTACTCCGTCACCTTCACCCTGCTGtcag GTCCCAGCCGGCGTTTCAAGCGTGTGGTGGAGACCATCCAGGCCCAGCTGCTCAGCTCCGACCAGCCCGGCATGCAGCCCCAGATATCTG ATGGCTCTCAGCGCTCAGCTTCTTTGCCCAGTAAATCCTCCAAGCGTG GCAGCCCGTTGAGTAACTTCTTTGACGTAATTAAACAGCTTTTTTCAGACGAGAAGAACATCCAAGCGTCCCACTCCCCTGGCGCCCCCGCCACGCCTAGCTCCCCCGCCAAGCATGCCCCCAGCAGCAAGCCCAACCAGCCCCCGCCCAATGACTCTAAATGCCCCCCcggcaaagacaaaacaaagatggccGCCAGCAACAGGACACAGGAACAACCTTAA